The genomic interval GCCACGTTgaggaaagagaaagaagagtAAAAGCGCCGCATGGTCCCTACTGATCAATCCTGATTCTAGACAGTTATTCACCGATGAAAACGCGGCGAAAGTGGGGAAGAATCATTGGACGTGTAGTGGGGACCAATGGGGTATACCCTCGTGGTGAGTTGCCGAAGAGCTGCAGTGTTTCGCGACGGAGGCGGCATTTCAAAAGGAAACCAAAAATTTACGAACCGATCGCTCTCCGATTTTTCTCTCAGTGTACAGTGAACGAGGCAATCCCTAACGGATTGCGTGCGACACCCATCTCTCGCCAGGCCAAAATCAGAGAAGATGATCAGAGCGTCTGTCGTCATGTTGCTGGCTGCGGTCGCGGCGACGCGTAAGTATTTCTCCTGATCTTGCGTAAATAGCGAAATTCTCAAATTTATACTAAGTCCGCGACATTATCTCTTTCGTATGCTTTTATTTTCATGCTATAATTCGTATTAAATATAACGATCTTCCTATGCTTAAAATACATTTGTACACCTTTATACTTTCATTTCTCATGGCCGACTGTGAATTTGAAATTTCAGTATATTTCTACATTTGAACTCCAAGTTTATTATATTTCAACTTAAAAATGTTCACTTATTACCGAATCAACATTATAGTACTTCTGTATAGTTATTTCTACGTGGTTGTAAAACTTGTTAATAGTTGTCGTATGTTCTGATACATGGTCGTGATGGTCTGAACGATTATTTcgattaatttttacaaaaatgtggAAGAAACCCTTACAAAAGTTTTAGAACAAATGCTTGATGTGTAAATGTAAAAAGTTATGCTCGGTATAAAAGACGCACTAATTTTTCCTAACCGTGCGATAATGCGTCGTGGCAAAAATGCAAAGTTTCCATGCTGCGAACGTAAGGAAGAATGGTGTATGATAATTGCcgagaagaaaaagaacggtTTCACTGGAACAGAACTCTCGGACTTTCTCTCGACTCGTTGGCACGGTCCGCCACAGCTTCTGAAATGTAATAGAATTTCCGGTATTGTAATCGCGTCGCTTCGAAACCGGTAAAATTTCATAACGATTTGAATATCTGCACACGGCCATCCGATCGGAAAAATATTGTCCCGTCGTGTCTCGACGGTTCTGCGTTCGCCGGAGGTATTCAATCTCACGCGAAGAGTGCGTAAGAGACGGTCGCACACCAAACTTTCTAAAGCGTAAATGTCAGATCTACGGCTCGGAAGGTTGCATAAGCATCGGGGCAGAGTAGTTATCGTCTCTATACATATGTAGAaccaataaattatataaagaaaCAAAACAGTACCCCCGATTGGCCCGAACTATTCGAGATACGAGAAGTTGAGAGCGGGTTCGACCACCTCGCATTCGCTATCACGCTTCTCGCTGAGCTGTTTTATATGCTTCTCGGAGCGTGGCATTGATTTCCGGTATATCTTACAAAGTAAATGCCGCATGTAACATGGAGAAATTTAAGAAATTTCTTCCCTCCTTCCTTGCTCTCTATGTACTCTCGAATTTTGTCAAGTGAATCGGATACGGTGCGAGCTGTCGCGCCGCGGCGCTGAGATTTTTAATCCACGGCAGCATCGCTTTTTATTAATGTTGAGCCCTACTACTTCCGGAATCAGGGAACTGTGCACGAAAGAATACGAACAGGAAatgattttattgaaataattattaaatacgTTCTGACGCGACGAATGCAAAACGCCGATTTTTACATGCTAACTCATCCCACAAGTACTTATGTGAATTTTCTCATATTTTCGGAAGATCAAGTACAGAAACATTATTACAGCAACTAGTGTCCTGTgtatatttttcttaattttctacATTCCGcagaaatataatattatacacGAAACCGATGATTGTAATTGTTTTTTGTTTTCACGAATTGCGTATttacatataaataattttagacATTCTAGTCTTCTTTTTTTGTAAGATTAATTAAGGACCTTAGAAAATGTAATGACTTGTCTGAAAAACATCAATGTATTGCacaatatttagaaatatacaAAATGAACATAATTTTCCTTTCAATGATTCAATTTTGCAGTTTAATTGATGTTATAATTATTATGTGGTTAGTAATGACCAATAGGTGCAacctaaaataaatattaaattaaaataagcaTAAACATAAGAATTTACAACAAAATTAATACCATATTTATTACCTACCAGATTTGTGTATAAGTGCTTCCTTTGCTATAATCATCCAGTTTGTTTAGCTATACATTATGATAATGCAAACATTTAGAGTTTCTTaggaaaaatttaaaacaatttcagtTACATGTACCTAAATCAAAAAGAGGTTTGTACTAATCTGTACTGTGCAGATTTGTACTAAAATGTCATACAAATTTGCATATACCCCTTAACGTTGTTTTCAAAGaattataattttcaattgttttcaGTTTGACATCCCACGAAACGATTGCATGTAGAAAGAGTAAATAATACTATGATAAAGTCAGTTGGGattgaagaattgaaaaatcTTGTAAGGGCGAAAGGACGATCAACATCTTTTTACATGACAGTTATTTAATGTTGTAGATGGTGCGTTCAATTGTCCTAATAAAGATGGCCAATATGAGCATCCAAAACAATGCGACATGTACTACGACTGTACTGACGGAATTTCAACAGAAAAACTTTGTCCAGATGGTCTCGTTTTCGACCCATTGAATCGTAAGGTCAACAAATGCGATCACGTGTTCAATGTGGATTGTGGAGATCGTCTCGAATTACGTAAGATTATCATTTTTACTTTCACTAAAATTCAACAGTCTATTCTAATAATTTACCCCTCAATATTAATCAAGACTTCGTCTCTGGAGATTTCATTTTGTATGTTTTCAGATTTATAAATTTAAAGCTTATTagttgtgaaatatttttaattttgcagtgCGATCACTTTATAACTTTTTCAATCGAGAAAAATCACAATATATTTAGTAATCCTTATACAGGGTAGTTACTAATTTCAGataaataaactaattaaaCTCGAACATCTTCTTGGAATATATGAAAAAGTAGAGAAAAGTTAATTCGTCGATTATTAagcatattataataaatatatattgcCGAAAAATGATTTCGAATGATTTTTTAGTATTTAGTAGAATTACATATGGAAGGaccacaaaaaagaaaaatgtcaaaatTTACTGTTTCTCAAAGAACGAAAAttcatttataaaattaatctCAAAATTGGTTAAGATTGTTCCCCTTTTTTCCCCATAGACTCTTCATATTAAATCAAATCATAAATATAATTCCTATTTCAGTATATAAGTTTTAATCATCAATAAAATAACGATTAGATCTTAATCATCTAAACAACTCGCCAATTATTCGTAATAAATTGTTGCCATTTATTAGCTAGCTCGCGTATGATGCGTCATTACAATTTACTCTCAGAAACAAAAGTTACATAccatgaaacatttttcttgcaaatgaatacaagtaattttaaattattatccAATTGGTCTTTACTGAAACTTATGGCACTTCAAATATAGGAAGACATACGTACCTATAAAAATTAATGACTCTTTTGTCACAAGAAACCATTCATTgaatacaataaatatttctaCTATATTAGTTTCCCATAAAATTgagtatgaaaatgaaaaaataaagattcgTAGTCTATATACTAATTAGATTTTTATAGCATCTTTATTTCTATTAATTTAGAACGTCGTAGGATACAACGTAGGTACATCGTAGGATAGCCATCTTTATGTCTACTAAATGCATACAGCAGGTGTGAAAAGTATATTGTCTAGGATTAAATCGAGGTTTGCCTTACCAAGTCGATGGCTTTTGCGGTTAATGTCCTTGACGCGCAAGATACAGTAACAATTGGCAGCGAAAGTGCTTTTAATTCCCGTTATATCTTCGACCTTCACAGAACCACCGCAACCGAGGAAGAAGTGTCCGCGAAGGAACGGTTTCTTTGCTCATCCGGACCCATCTGTTTGCAACATATTTTACAATTGCATTGATGGTGAAGCTATCGAAATCACGTGCACAACTGGTTTGCACTTCGATGAATACAGCGGAACTTGCGTGTGGCCCGACAGCGCTGGTCGCGAGGTAGATATTAGATATTTAGTATATTGAATAcgcttttcaaaaatttaattcaatatTTAACGCGTTAAGTGCCGAATATCGTCCCCagaaatttctacaaaatcaaaGTTAATTTAATTCATGAAACAAAAACtagaaagttaaaaatcgtaGTGAAAACGTAGTGTCACTTTATTTTGCATTCCaacatatttaataaaattcagtttatccggatataccacaataaaaattaacttCGAGGGCAGAAGAATTTGGTGATTACAATGGTGCGTACTTTAATTATTaagttttatttgtttaaagttACTGTTATGAATCGGACTAATATATtgatttatattataataatgacGAGCCTGCATACATTCTGactccaaacaatttttatcgtagcaccattcatggcaaaaatattcgatcaaacaGATAGTGTTCGTAGATCAAGTTGTTGATTTTTAGTGAGTTTTATAAGTACATAGTTTAACGTTGATCACATTCTTTCTACTTTCTGGCCTTTATAGTAAtcataaaaaatacatttttcaatattaacaaagtaatTTATGTACTGATTCACattagaaatttttatctttagtaaattttataaaatagtttAATTCTGATCACACTCTTTCTACTGTTCTCGGCAGTAACtttaagaaatatatttttcattattaaaataACATACTGAAAAAGTATTTATTTGGATCAGGCTTTATTTATGAGTAAAGATTTTTTCACGATGACTTCTGTTGTAATTAATGGAATTAAGACCTTACAGTGTAATGACGTTGTGCAAATATAAAtgacaaaagaaaaacaatttcttTGTCTTATTAAGTTTGATCACACCTCAACGAGAGTAAACAATTTCATGACACTTCTTTAGAGATTTTTCTGTATCGTGTTTTAAAATGTCAAAATTACTATTGTtgtataaaattcacagtcttaaTGAACAcatcaaaaatttaattttgagtAAATAAGGTCTATTAAACTTATACTCATACAAACCAAAATTTGAAGGATCTTTATTTAGTATAAATAAATACACCAAGTACAAGTACATTAAACCTGGTCCAGACCGTAACAATCGTTTACAAGAAcatagggtaaaggacccacATACTGTGGGGGCACCAACGATTGTgaggataccaattactgtacctatattaattatacttatttttaaagcataatgaatattacaaGATATacacaatatatatattaactgatttgaatgaaaaacatttaatatctcttttttaatgttcattatgctttaaaaataagtataattaatataggcagagAGAAGTGGGGTCCCTTATCCTAGACGACTCATAAATATACGTGAAGAGTCTTTTAACATCATATCAGTCGTTTTTACGATATAACATTAACCCCGTGATTACTGCTACTTGATTCAAGTGGTTACTGCATTAGTAATTTTCGATCATAACAATTAAATTCCTCCGCATAATCGATTAATGAGGTGGGCCATAATTATTAGCTTGGTAATTGGCTATTTAACAGTGTCTGCAAATAGTGAAGCAGAAATGTGTAACGATTGTGACAGCATAGAACGCTGTACTAATTGAACAATAATGATCAAAGCGCCTAATTGTCGAATTcaatatatacaataatatttcacCCAGGGTTGCGGAGTGGTAGACAAGAAATTGAAAGACGGCTTCGAGTGCCCAAAGGAAAGCCAGGTCGACACCAGGGGAATGGTTGTCGATCACCCTAAATTCGCTCATCCAGAAGACTGTCAGAAATTTTATGTTTGCCTGAATGGCGTGACTCCGCGCGAACAAGGTTGCAGCGATGGTACCGTTTACAACGAGGAACAGCAAAGATGCGACGCGCCTGAAAATGTTGCTGGGTGGTAcgtggaaacaaataaaatttttaaatcaggACACATTTGCAAAAATTGCTGCATTAGTTGCCATTTGAATTACAGTTCtcattaatttttacaatttcgttGGCATCAGCAAGTATAAGGAGCTTGTTTTGCTTTATAAAAGTATCAACACTGCATTTATTCATACTTCGTGCCACTTTGATGGGTAATGTGTACTTAGATAAATAAATTTACCCTACATTAACTTCCTAAAAGTATGTTCGTAATTCCAATcatttttcactaaaaataaCCCATTTCAACTAGTTCGATAATACTTGTGTTAACAtagtaatttttcttttgttaaaAAACTTGTTGGTTTATTGTTATACAGTTTATTAGTTTTTGATGTTTTTTCCTTatggacctaattactgtgggggtttcaattactgtacctatattaatagtacttatttttaaagcatattgaatatcaaaaaagagatatagacactatatattaactgatttgaattgaaaaacatttaatatctcttttttaatgttcattatgctttaaaaataagtataattaatataggcatagtatCCCCATTGGTACTAGAATATtggtatagaatagaatatccTAGAGAAAGCCAGTAGAATGCATTTTTTTGCATTTTAAACAAAAGTGGTTGGTAAACAAAACAATTGGTTTTTGTTAGACTGCACGTTTATCAAGTCAATTGAAATTTCATTCcatttgtaataaaatttataacgaaataaaattaactatctgcatgaaattttatttgatttcgtATAAAGATGCTCCGTTGAAAACAGGCAAAAAACTTTTGGCAAACAAATGCAAATTAAGAAACAAAGTTTGCACTGGTGAAATGAAAAATGACTAATAACTCTTTATATT from Halictus rubicundus isolate RS-2024b chromosome 2, iyHalRubi1_principal, whole genome shotgun sequence carries:
- the LOC143362425 gene encoding protein obstructor-E, which produces MIRASVVMLLAAVAATHGAFNCPNKDGQYEHPKQCDMYYDCTDGISTEKLCPDGLVFDPLNRKVNKCDHVFNVDCGDRLELQPPQPRKKCPRRNGFFAHPDPSVCNIFYNCIDGEAIEITCTTGLHFDEYSGTCVWPDSAGREGCGVVDKKLKDGFECPKESQVDTRGMVVDHPKFAHPEDCQKFYVCLNGVTPREQGCSDGTVYNEEQQRCDAPENVAGCEDWYKDDIKKP